A region from the Populus trichocarpa isolate Nisqually-1 chromosome 18, P.trichocarpa_v4.1, whole genome shotgun sequence genome encodes:
- the LOC7488981 gene encoding 4-coumarate--CoA ligase 2 — MEANKDQVQEFIFRSKLPDIYIPNHLPLHTYCFEKLSQFKDYPCLINGPTGDIYTYADVELTSRKVASGLYKLGVQQGDVILLLLQNSPEFVFALLGASFIGAISSTANPFYTSAEIAKQATASKAKLIITQAAYAEKVQQFAQENDHVKIMTIDSLTENCLHFSELTSSDENEIPAVKIKPDDVVALPYSSGTTGLPKGVMLTHKGLVTSVAQQVDGENPNLYFHERDVILCVLPLFHIYSLNSVLLCGLRAGSAILLMQKFETVSLMDLVQKYKVTIAPLVPPIFLAIAKSPVVDQYDLSSIRTVLSGAAPMGKELEDTVRAKLPNAKLGQGYGMTEAGPVIAMCLAFAKEPFEIKSGACGTVVRNAEMKIVDPETGDSQPRNKAGEICIRGCQIMKGYLNDTEATERTIDKDGWLHTGDVGYIDEDELFIVDRLKELIKYKGFQVAPAELEAMLIAHPNISDAAVVPMKDEAAGEVPVAFVVRSNGSKITEDEIKQYISKQVIFYKRIGRVFFTEAIPKAPSGKILRKDLRARVAAGDIPHQIPSTTYMQNQH, encoded by the exons ATGGAGGCCAATAAGGATCAAGTACAAGAATTCATTTTCAGGTCCAAACTCCCTGATATCTATATCCCAAACCACCTACCTTTACACACTTATTGCTTCGAAAAGCTTTCCCAATTCAAAGACTACCCTTGCTTGATCAATGGCCCTACCGGTGATATCTACACTTATGCGGATGTTGAGCTCACATCACGCAAAGTTGCCTCTGGCCTCTACAAGTTAGGCGTCCAACAAGGCGATGTTATATTGCTCTTGCTCCAAAACTCGCcagaatttgtttttgcattgcTTGGAGCGTCGTTCATTGGCGCTATTAGCTCAACTGCAAACCCTTTCTATACTTCAGCTGAGATCGCAAAACAAGCAACAGCATCAAAGGCAAAGCTGATAATAACACAAGCAGCTTACGCCGAGAAAGTGCAACAGTTTGCTCAAGAAAATGATCATGTTAAGATAATGACCATCGATTCTCTTACAGAAAACTGCTTGCATTTCTCAGAGTTGACAAGCTCTGATGAGAATGAAATCCCTGCTGTCAAGATTAAGCCTGATGATGTCGTGGCACTCCCTTATTCGTCAGGGACTACAGGTCTCCCTAAAGGTGTCATGTTGACTCATAAAGGGCTTGTTACTAGTGTGGCACAACAAGTTGATGGAGAGAACCCTAATCTCTATTTTCACGAGAGGGATGTGATTCTTTGTGTGCTGCCTTTGTTCCACATCTATTCACTCAATTCCGTATTACTTTGTGGGCTAAGAGCTGGTTCAGCAATTTTGCTTATGCAAAAATTCGAGACGGTTTCATTAATGGACCTTGTACAGAAATACAAGGTGACAATTGCTCCACTCGTGCCCCCTATCTTTCTGGCAATTGCAAAAAGTCCAGTCGTTGATCAGTATGATCTTTCTTCGATCCGGACAGTACTGTCTGGCGCAGCACCGATGGGGAAGGAGCTTGAGGATACAGTCAGAGCTAAGCTGCCTAATGCTAAACTTGGACAG GGATATGGAATGACAGAGGCAGGGCCCGTGATAGCAATGTGCTTAGCTTTTGCAAAGGAACCCTTTGAGATTAAATCTGGCGCATGTGGGACTGTTGTTAGAAATGCAGAGATGAAGATTGTCGACCCGGAAACCGGTGACTCCCAACCGCGAAATAAAGCCGGCGAGATTTGCATTAGGGGTTGCCAAATAATGAAAG GTTATCTAAATGATACTGAGGCCACTGAAAGGACGATAGACAAAGATGGATGGTTGCACACGGGAGATGTTGGATACATTGATGAAGATGAACTCTTTATCGTGGATCGTTTGAAAGAATTGATCAAATACAAAGGTTTTCAAGTAGCACCTGCTGAGCTTGAAGCAATGTTGATTGCTCATCCCAACATCTCTGATGCTGCTGTAGTACC CATGAAAGATGAAGCTGCCGGAGAGGTTCCGGTTGCTTTTGTGGTGCGATCAAATGGTTCCAAGATCACCGAGGATGAAATCAAACAATATATCTCAAAACAG GTGATCTTTTATAAGAGAATCGGCCGGGTTTTCTTCACGGAGGCCATCCCCAAGGCCCCATCGGGAAAAATCTTGAGAAAAGACCTCAGAGCAAGGGTTGCAGCTGGTGATATTCCACATCAGATTCCTAGTACGACATATATGCAAAACCAGCATTAG
- the LOC7461588 gene encoding zinc finger protein 7: MDFQPNTSLHLSLPSNQLNLELVLEPSSSSSSSPHSPAEPRIFSCNYCRRKFYSSQALGGHQNAHKLERTLAKKSREMSSSVRAHGRSNPRSGSSSCMSGPSFPRHHEPALARFEHHGHAGRFVGDASYDRTEMNYGSIEGVGGSWSLVYRTENVQEELSQLDLSLRL; this comes from the coding sequence ATGGATTTCCAACCAAACACCTCTCTACATCTAAGCCTACCAAGCAATCAACTAAACCTAGAACTTGTACTCGAgccatcctcttcttcttcatcatcacctCATAGTCCGGCAGAACCTCGAATTTTCTCATGCAACTACTGCCGAAGAAAGTTTTATAGCTCACAAGCTCTTGGGGGTCACCAAAATGCTCATAAGCTTGAGAGAACCTTGGCCAAAAAGAGCCGAGAGATGAGTTCATCCGTACGGGCTCATGGAAGATCGAACCCACGGTCAGGATCGTCTTCTTGCATGAGTGGGCCAAGCTTTCCTCGACATCATGAACCAGCCCTAGCAAGGTTCGAGCACCATGGACATGCTGGTAGGTTTGTTGGTGACGCGAGCTATGACAGGACAGAGATGAATTATGGTTCCATAGAAGGTGTAGGGGGTTCTTGGTCCCTGGTATATAGAACAGAAAATGTTCAAGAAGAGTTGAGCCAGCTAGATTTGTCTTTAAGGCTTTGA
- the LOC7461589 gene encoding subtilisin-like protease SBT1.5, whose protein sequence is MRTLLSVFLFLFYFTFPSSQTSRELIFNTNSTKTSSNSTRFMTFIALVDPLCKPSPFFSHHHWYSSLLNSSSSTTSFIHIYNTLIHGFSASLTPYQAKHINSSHGVLSLFPDSIFHLHTTRSPSFLGLNNLKLKLLNSSGSNVIIGFMDTGIWPEHPSFADDGLEPIPAHWRGKCETGFGFNQSNCNKKLIGARFFSGGYRALFGHDHPASEYRSPRDHDGHGTHVSSIAAGAPVTGSSFYGFAGGLAQGMAPNARIAVYKVCWVSGCLLSDICAAFEKAILDGVNIISISLGSSRLPFYLDLLSIVSLRAFSGGIFVASSAGNEGPTWASITNAPPWITTVGAGTIDRDFPAKLLLGNGISITGISITMTRESKLTRGFHRLYFGGEISSSKFSFSRQLVKGNIVLCLTTGHMQRMLLGASLLSLGAVAMVICHGSIDPNGIISEPHVIPTITVGILEAKLIEDYILSSDSPVANISSQGTVEKHAKPAPVVAAFSSRGPNSAVPGILKPDVIAPSVNILGAWTDAIGPSSVALDNRRPQFNIMSGTSMACPHVSGVAAIIKSVHPDWGPSEIKSALMTTSNTHKLYYYRNVSLLSSSLILDESTGKAANPFDFGAGHIHPERALDPGLVFDLGYQDYIDFLCQLNYTKNEIHIISGKHANCSNIGKGQLNYPAIVVAAEKVGHKGVNFYRRLKNVNEVGSRKYKAKVVGLRGFYKIGVIPKKLKFSKIDEKLSFKIAIRKEKGVAKRNSLWVGALIWHEIGGKHRVRCPIVIFSRQG, encoded by the coding sequence ATGAGGACTCTTctttcagtttttcttttcttgttctacTTCACCTTTCCTTCTTCACAGACTTCTCGGGAATTAATCTTTAACACCAATAGCACAAAAACGTCAAGTAATAGTACTAGGTTCATGACTTTCATAGCTCTTGTTGATCCACTTTGTAAACCCTCACCTTTCTTCTCTCATCATCACTGGTACTCTTCTCTACTtaactcttcttcttctactacttCTTTCATTCACATTTACAACACTCTCATTCATGGCTTCTCTGCATCTCTCACCCCGTACCAAGCCAAACACATCAACAGCTCACATGGGGTTCTCTCTTTGTTTCCTGATTCAATCTTTCACCTCCACACAACGCGTTCCCCATCTTTTCTTGGCCTTAATAACTTAAAACTGAAGCTTCTAAACTCTTCAGGATCCAACGTTATTATAGGATTCATGGACACGGGTATTTGGCCCGAACACCCAAGCTTTGCAGATGATGGATTAGAACCCATCCCGGCTCATTGGAGAGGCAAATGCGAAACTGGGTTTGGgttcaatcaatcaaattgtAACAAGAAATTAATAGGAGCCCGGTTCTTTTCGGGTGGTTATAGGGCATTGTTTGGACACGATCACCCTGCCAGTGAATATCGGTCACCAAGAGACCATGATGGCCACGGTACACATGTTTCGTCGATTGCTGCTGGAGCTCCAGTTACTGGATCTAGCTTCTATGGGTTTGCTGGCGGGTTGGCCCAAGGCATGGCTCCAAATGCAAGAATTGCGGTTTATAAAGTATGCTGGGTCTCGGGTTGCTTGCTATCGGATATTTGTGCTGCTTTTGAGAAGGCAATTCTAGATGGCGTTAATATCATATCAATATCTCTTGGTTCGTCCCGTTTACCATTTTATCTAGACCTATTATCAATTGTATCACTTCGAGCATTTTCTGGTGGTATATTTGTCGCCTCCTCGGCCGGAAATGAGGGGCCCACCTGGGCAAGCATCACCAATGCTCCACCATGGATCACAACAGTTGGTGCAGGAACAATTGATCGAGACTTCCCGGCAAAATTGCTTCTTGGTAACGGAATATCGATTACGGGAATATCTATCACTATGACACGAGAAAGCAAATTGACCCGAGGATTTCACCGGCTTTACTTTGGTGGTGAAATCAGCTCGTCTAAATTTAGTTTCTCACGCCAATTAGTCAAGGGCAACATTGTACTCTGCTTGACCACCGGGCACATGCAAAGGATGCTGCTGGGAGCATCACTACTTTCACTTGGAGCGGTAGCTATGGTCATATGTCATGGTAGTATTGACCCCAATGGGATTATCTCGGAACCTCATGTGATCCCAACTATTACCGTCGGCATCTTGGAAGCCAAGTTAATTGAGGATTATATTTTGTCTAGTGATAGTCCTGTGGCCAACATTTCATCTCAGGGAACGGTAGAAAAGCATGCAAAACCAGCACCCGTTGTGGCCGCCTTCTCATCCAGAGGACCCAATTCAGCTGTGCCCGGGATACTGAAACCTGATGTTATAGCTCCCAGTGTGAACATATTAGGGGCATGGACGGACGCCATTGGACCTTCTAGTGTGGCGTTAGATAATCGACGGCCACAATTTAACATTATGTCCGGAACTTCCATGGCATGTCCCCACGTATCAGGGGTGGCAGCGATTATCAAATCGGTCCACCCCGATTGGGGTCCGAGTGAAATAAAATCAGCCCTAATGACAACCTCAAATACGCATAAATTGTATTACTACAGAAATGTGTCCTTGTTGAGTTCATCATTGATTCTTGATGAGTCCACAGGGAAGGCTGCTAACCCGTTTGATTTCGGAGCTGGGCATATCCATCCTGAACGAGCACTGGATCCCGGTTTGGTATTTGATTTGGGTTACCAAGATTATATTGATTTTCTATGTCAATTGAATTACACCAAGAACGAGATACATATTATTAGTGGAAAACATGCAAATTGTTCAAATATCGGCAAAGGGCAATTGAATTACCCAGCTATAGTTGTAGCTGCAGAGAAAGTTGGACACAAGGGAGTGAACTTTTATAGGAGGCTGAAGAATGTTAATGAAGTAGGGTCAAGAAAGTACAAGGCGAAAGTGGTGGGTCTTAGAGGGTTTTATAAGATTGGTGTGATACCTAAGAAGCTTAAATTTTCCAAGATTGACGAGAAGTTGAGCTTCAAAATTGCTATAAGAAAGGAGAAAGGGGTGGCAAAAAGGAATAGTTTGTGGGTTGGAGCTTTAATTTGGCACGAAATCGGTGGAAAGCATAGGGTTAGGTGCCCCATTGTCATCTTTTCTAGACAAGGTTGA